The segment atatatatatatatatatatatatatatatatatatatatatatatatatatatatatatatatatatatatatatatatattttttcctcaatgACCTAGATCAGTTGGTTcaccaccctacacgtattcccgaccgtcttagagacaggcccaacattctagacctcttccttacctctaattcttctgcttactctgtcaaactgttctctccaatgggctcctccgatcacaaccataTTTATGTATCCTtacctatcgctcctgtacaccctctggacccaccgaggaggcgatggtgttggcattttgcttcagcttggtgggacgacctgaggatgtacttttccgatttcccgtggaatgattactgctttcaggggagagacccctctgtgtatgcccagcgcattacagaggtgattgtctctggaatggaggcataccctccacgtactttctctactcctcatgctaaaaagccttggtttaatcacgcttgttctcatgctctcaaagatagagaggaaccTCACAAAATGTAACAGAgtcttcaaactcccgctaaccatgatctttacatttccacccggaatcgtgccaaatctattcttcgacctACGAAAACCTCTGTCTTGTCGACATTGTCCATCACCTCTTACGCCGGCTACCGTGGCACGGCGGGGTGTGAACTCCCGTGCCTTGTCTTTCCCGTCGGACAATATGATCGGTGGGGTGGCAATCCTCGTGCGTATGCTGGCTTCTCTTTCCCGTGGGACAGCAAGATCGGTGAGGTGGCAGTCCTCGTCTGCATGTTGGAGTGGGTAGGGGGGTTATCGTAACAGACCCCACCTGGGTCTTCTTTCCCGTGGGACAGCCAGATCGGTGCTTGGATACAGCAGTTATCACTCAGCTCTTCACAGcagcaatagcagcagcagcgCCTCGGCGTGCGTCTCCTACGCGCCGCGTGTATATATACAGGGGTCCAGCCGTCACCCAGACTCACTCCCTAACGCCTCACCGTGTCGATGTTAGCCATGACTGCTAGCTCGGTGATGCCTCGCCGCCTAGCCTGCCTGTTCTTCCTCCTGTCGGTAAGATAATCAACAAAACTTACGGCGGGCTCACTCTCACTCCCTGCCCCAGAGTAAAGGGTCATCTCACACCACGGGCCGCTGGGATGGACAAGGGCACCGCGGCCACGCAAGGCTGCGGCTTACGCTCCTAACTTTGCTTTTCCCTTCACCAGGTGGCGGGAGGAGGCTGGTGCCAGACGCTGCTCGACCCGGAACCACGCACCTGCCGAACCCAGGTGAGCGGGGCGTCGCTGGGCGCCGCGGGGCGCTCAGGGCAATGATGGacggtgttcagcacactgctgTGCCGTGTGCGTCTATTACTATAtagtgcatgtatgtgtgtgtgtgtgtgtgtgtgtgtgtgtgtgcgtgtgcgtgtgtgtgtgtgtgtgtgttcatgtgcgtGTTcgcgagagagagtgtgtgtgtgtgtgtgcgtgtgtgtgtaatgacaaGCGTGTTCCAAGCCCCTTTCAGCCGCTACAGGAGCAAGGGTTCCTCGGCCCTAAGCGAGTCTCTCTCCTCCCCAGAACACCGCCGCGGCTGCCGCTGGCACGGAAGGGCACCGCAACGAGTACCCGGCTGGCGGGGTGAGTGTGTCTGCTGCTGTCGCTGCCGCTGTCTGCTGCCGTCAGTCTGGGACCTGACACAGGAATCTGACCTCCCTTGTCCTCCTGTAGGTGCTGATGGTGCTGGCCAACGTGCCGGCCGGCCTCTTCGGCTCCCTCGAGGTGTTCCTGTGTCCCGACGGGGAGGCAAAAGTGGAGTGTCTGGacaggtgagaggagagggagcgGGGAGGGAGGTACGGGTTGCTGCCAGTATGCTAGCAGAGTGCTGGGGCGATGCGGGCTGGGctgagaggtggggggggggggaaggcccAGGGCTACGTGGGAAGGGGTGGGACTCACGGGGTGCTGCCAGTATGTTAACACGGTGCTGGAGCGATGCGGGCTGGGCTGAGAGGGGGGGCAGGGCTACGTGGGTAGAGGCGGAACTCACGGGGTGCTGCCAGTATGTTAACACAGTGCTGGGGAGGGCTGGGCTGgactgggaggggggggggggcagggctaTGAGGGGAGGGGCGGAACTCACGGGGTGCTGTAAATATGTTATCATGCAGGTGCTGGTgagggctgggctgggctgggagggggaggggggggctacGTGGGGCGGTAGGTAACGGCCGCTGTCCCAGAAGGGTGACGGCGTGGGGTGTAGCGAACAGGAGAACAGGAGGTAACGCCCGTTGTGCCAACAGTGTGCCGCTGCAGCTGGCGGACGGCTCCGGCACCACCTTCGACCTGAGCAAGGTTACCGTGACCGACAAGTACGAGGTTCCGGTCATTCTGCCTGATGGCCTCACCTGCCCGACTTGCACCCTCCAGGTGAGTCTGGGGCCAGTGTTCCCTTAGTTCCCGATTCAGCTGGCACGCCAGTCAAGGCTCAGCGGCACCCAGTGACTCCTTTGTGCTTGGCAGATGCGCGTGGTGAGCCGCGGCTGTGAGGACGAGGCGGAGTGCCCCCCGACGGAGGATGTCACCTGCGCCAACCTCACCGTCAGGGAGATTAAGTAAGACTTCTCGTGGTGTGTCACTATGCAGTTCATACGGCATTGATTATTGTGTTCTGTACTTGCTTTTCAAATATTAAAAATTAATATCATGCTTGCAGGGTTGCTAAAAGGAGGTTCTTCCGTTGGATTTACAAAAAAATCAAATCACTAATAAATTAATCAAGTTAAGTGTCTCGTCAGCGCCGGGTCCGTCAGAGAAACCGGCGTGTCCCAAGGCCTAGAGGCGCGCCTCCACGCTGGCAGAGGGAGGTGCGTCAGACCCAGCGCCACCAAGAAAGTGTTCTCTATTTTGCGTTGAAGGACTGATAAATTAATTTTCTTAGTGATTTAATTAAACTAAAGCATTTTGTCAGCCTTTGAAATGAATTATGTATTCCCTACTGTTTTCCCCTCTGAAATAAAGCTTTGCATGAAGAAAAGGTTTGTATCGCCTTATTCTTAACTTAGACTACCTAGTGCCTTTCTGGAACTTGTGGGCACTAGTTCCTAACTTTGGAGTAAATGAGGTCACAAAGAGCTTGCGGCAGTGTACAGCATGTTACGGAGCGAGGCGCCACAGGATTTACAGGACACGCAGCGCTGGGATCACTGGTGTGTGTCCCGGACTGACTTCAACTCCATCTGGGCTAGTGACGGCAGAGCGGCGGGGCGAGGAGCCTGCTAGCAAGGGAATACCGGCCATAGCACGAGGCCAATATCCGAAGTATCGTCCACTAACACCTCCAAATACCAACAAATATCTCAGACAATCCAAAACACTGAAAAACTATCCCATATACCCTCCAACACCGACGCACCATTAATtaaggccgcggccacacagggagcgagaaagcgggctagagcgagagcgagaaccTTCAATACATAATAAGCAATGGAGGTGGCCACACTGGCAGCGAGCAGGTAATGGCGAGAAAGCGagcttaaaaactgtgcttccgtgctgacatcctgcctggtcaaactctttcggctctgcctgtcaacatctacctttccttcctgctggaagtatgcctccatacagcctgtgcctaagaagggtgaccgttccaatccctcaaactaccgtcctgtagctttgctttcttgtctatctaaagcttttgaatcaatccttaaccgaaagattctaaagcacctttccacttctgagcttctctctgatcgccagtattggttccgcaaagggcgttctactggtgatctccttggcttcctaactgattcttggtcatcctctcttatccgtttcggtgaaacctttgctattgcgctagacatatcaaaagcctttgatagggtctggcacaaatctttgctttccaaactaccctcctacggtttatctctttctctttgtactttatctccagtttcctctctgaccgttctatttctgctgtggtagatggtcactgttcttcccctaaacctattaatagtggtgttccgcagggttctgtcctaactcccactctctttctgttgttcattgatgatcttctttcttaatcaaattgtcctatccattcttacgccgatgactccactctgcattactcaacttcttttaatagaagacccgccctacaggaacttaacgattcaaggctggaggcaacagaacgcttagcctcagcccttaccattatttccgattggggcaagaggaacctgggcccgtatcctcgacaactattaatactaaacttggtattaactttcgactttagtattaacttcactctcaaagtgtatcctcaacaactattagcctaatacctactattaactttggtattaacttgggagtgctggcaaggacttctaaacacttacagcgtcttccatttagcgtaacccgtttctgggtcgtgatctgtagagtcccttgatagatagagtcccgacaacctaagatttggacgccattattggccctgtttcgCCGTtagtgctagtgtttgaaaagcgcggcgacaacacagggccaataatggcgtccaaatcttaggttgtcggggctctatgagggactctacagatcacgacccagaaacgggttatgctaaatggaagatgctattaatagtaaagttaatagtgaatcccagacccagacccatatcaacatggccaccggacttcctcgcccagcccgcctccgcaatttaaagttcgataggacgctttggaactgtataacgatggtgaacttgtcaagagataCATATTATACCGTGCAGGAATATAGTATgcgactgatttggtgagaagagagctacaagatccagttcaaagggagcattccctcaccccggggttgaaagtgattttgacgtaaaggtacttggctacaggaaaaatgctgcagtgttcaagtgatgagtttgggggtaagccagagtagtgtaagcagggtgattgcggaaactctggccggcctcagtgacccgtaggtagtcgggaggtttatccagtctccccttgatagggtggagatccgtgaaaatcAAGCAGAATTGTACCAACTTGCcagtgttgtgggagtgatagactgcacccatgtgaaaataatggcaccaaaggaaaacgaagtagtttatgtgaacagaaaaaaaaaacgtacatagcttgaacatacaattagtgtttgatgcctttgttattgattaaaatgtgaaatatttgagttaaggaaaacaaaacatgggaaaagaaacttttatttgtagcagaaaggtacacacaggcaaatgaaaaagatgacattcaaattgcattaaaatgtaatttagaatatgatttataattattgttgctttaaaatcaagttagaaaacaaattactcctgccgggtattcgtattgagataatggtggtaagaaagcttgttagtgacgtctgccagtgtgagggaggaggaacgaaaggtcgaggagaccacatcgcgaacatcatgacttacgAGTGAAGTAAAacaaggttacttggtttctgtttacaaagttccaagtggaaaaataactttattgtgaattcagtgtatacttttctggagtattgtgtttactgagtgaattggtgactaatcatttgtgtcttgcttgaagatattcatcattggattcaaagctgtggtattaatgtgcaatagtcatcataccaaaatacgtagtaattaattatatatgtcaacctatttattttcatgagatcatggtgtgaccactgaaaaacatagcttttttatcttggctccattacaaattcagtatataattactcatatattaaataaagtagtggaatctagttttctgcatcttttattattatgccaatattctaagcactcagcttgcaaacatgcttaggtttatgttgtcagcttgggtcggacttaggtgaacactttaccaagtgacctaagattactcaatgctagcaaagatatggtattaacgtgcaatggtcatcataccaaaatatgtagtaattaattatatatgtcaacctatttattttcatgagatcatggtatgaccactgaaaaacatagctttttttatcttggctccattacaaattcagtatatatttattcatttattcaataaagtagtggaatccagttttcagcatcttttattattatgccaatactctaagcactcagcttgcaaacacgcttaggtttatgttgtcagcttgggtcggacttaggtgaacactttaccaagtgacctaagattactcaatgctaccatatagggaTACTACATCtctgattgtgagtgcatcagtgagcactggagagcagcatgagtctaattacgTGCTattgaatatcctgcctgcatcacagactacataaaatgcaaatatgatcagtgcctaaaggtgttataagctaatgatggtaaatatatagagagagagagagagagagagagagagagagagagagagagagagagagagagagagagagagagagagagagagagagagagagagagagagagagagagagagagagagagagagataaaactttctgccctaatgtccctcccacttttgaaatCCAAATGACggccctgattgtaacaacgtatcttgtaacacccatggctgggtgccggtgcaaatatCCTCATTTAACACcaagaaattaatctaggctctagggaactcggaaaaatccaagttagaaagtgctggctgtggggattgaaccagtgaccttcaacatacaaagccatgtctgtcagtcgagccaataaaggtaaaggtaaagttggggcatacgctgtagcagcgcg is part of the Eriocheir sinensis breed Jianghai 21 chromosome 32, ASM2467909v1, whole genome shotgun sequence genome and harbors:
- the LOC127006070 gene encoding uncharacterized protein LOC127006070, translating into MLAMTASSVMPRRLACLFFLLSVAGGGWCQTLLDPEPRTCRTQNTAAAAAGTEGHRNEYPAGGVLMVLANVPAGLFGSLEVFLCPDGEAKVECLDSVPLQLADGSGTTFDLSKVTVTDKYEVPVILPDGLTCPTCTLQMRVVSRGCEDEAECPPTEDVTCANLTVREIKVAKRRFFRWIYKKIKSLIN